The following are from one region of the Salvia hispanica cultivar TCC Black 2014 chromosome 1, UniMelb_Shisp_WGS_1.0, whole genome shotgun sequence genome:
- the LOC125211338 gene encoding receptor-like cytosolic serine/threonine-protein kinase RBK1 isoform X3: protein MKRRSPMKFSTIPLLGGYGYDLSKKAFKKRLGRNHSAGEAISCEDIAMPKPSWRNFTSQQLNLATDNFSPDNLIGKGGHAEVYKGVLPDGQLVAVKKITSEEKNNEDRVGDFLSELGIIAHIDHPNTAKLIGFSADGGLHLVLQYSPHGSLSTVLHGDREAMDWDRRYKVAKGIAEGLLYLHCDCQRRIIHRDITASNILLSENYEAQISDFGLAKWLPENWLHHVVSPIEGTFGYMAPEYFMHGVVHEKTDVFAFGVLLLEIITGRRAVDTSSRQSLVMWAKPYLEKNNIKAIADPKLGDKYDTTDMKRAMFAASICIHHLPNMRPNMSRVVKLLKGENEVVDVKQKSMGMKALLWDSCDLEDYSSTTYLKDMNRHMQLVME from the exons ATGAAGAGGAGATCTCCGATGAAATTCTCGACCATCCCGTTGCTCGGTGGCTACGGGTACGACTTGTCGAAGAAGGCCTTCAAGAAGAGGCTGGGGAGGAATCACAGTGCTGGTGAAGCTATTTCTTGTGAGGACATTGCCATGCCCAAGCCTTCTTGGAGGAATTTCACATCTCAGCAACTCAATTTAGCCACTGATAACTTTAGCCCAG ATAATCTGATTGGGAAAGGGGGGCATGCTGAAGTGTACAAAGGGGTTTTACCAGATGGCCAACTTGTAGCAGTGAAGAAGATCACAAGTGAAGAAAAGAACAATGAGGACAGAGTTGGTGATTTCTTGTCCGAGCTCGGGATCATCGCTCACATCGACCATCCCAACACGGCTAAGCTGATCGGATTCAGTGCCGATGGCGGCCTACATCTCGTTCTCCAGTACTCTCCACATGGAAGCCTCTCCACCGTGCTACATGGCGACAGGGAGGCTATGGATTGGGATAGGCGCTACAAGGTGGCCAAAGGGATCGCCGAGGGGCTGCTCTACCTGCATTGCGACTGCCAAAGGCGCATCATTCACCGTGACATAACAGCTTCCAACATATTACTCTCTGAAAACTATGAGGCTCAG ATATCTGATTTCGGACTTGCAAAATGGCTTCCGGAGAATTGGCTTCACCACGTTGTATCTCCCATTGAAGGCACTTTTGG ATACATGGCTCCGGAATATTTCATGCATGGAGTCGTTCATGAGAAGACCGATGTCTTTGCTTTTGGAGTTCTACTACTCGAGATCATAACAGGGCGACGAGCTGTTGATACCTCCAGCAGACAAAGCCTTGTCATGTGG GCAAAGCCATATTTGGAGAAGAACAACATTAAAGCAATAGCAGATCCGAAGTTAGGAGACAAATACGACACCACAGACATGAAACGTGCCATGTTTGCAGCTTCCATTTGCATACATCACTTGCCTAACATGCGCCCAAACATGTCGCGG GTTGTTAAGCTGCTAAAAGGTGAGAATGAAGTGGTGGATGTAAAGCAGAAGTCAATGGGAATGAAAGCGTTACTCTGGGACTCTTGCGATTTGGAGGATTACTCTTCAACGACGTACCTAAAGGACATGAACCGGCATATGCAACTAGTCATGGAGTGA
- the LOC125211338 gene encoding receptor-like cytosolic serine/threonine-protein kinase RBK1 isoform X1, with amino-acid sequence MEGETEVKKQEAQEASGAAATYEVSSPSSSPSSPRGVLEIPVTGGYSDGEGERAGTAWEHSYGTLHWKKLFGQMKRRSPMKFSTIPLLGGYGYDLSKKAFKKRLGRNHSAGEAISCEDIAMPKPSWRNFTSQQLNLATDNFSPDNLIGKGGHAEVYKGVLPDGQLVAVKKITSEEKNNEDRVGDFLSELGIIAHIDHPNTAKLIGFSADGGLHLVLQYSPHGSLSTVLHGDREAMDWDRRYKVAKGIAEGLLYLHCDCQRRIIHRDITASNILLSENYEAQISDFGLAKWLPENWLHHVVSPIEGTFGYMAPEYFMHGVVHEKTDVFAFGVLLLEIITGRRAVDTSSRQSLVMWAKPYLEKNNIKAIADPKLGDKYDTTDMKRAMFAASICIHHLPNMRPNMSRVVKLLKGENEVVDVKQKSMGMKALLWDSCDLEDYSSTTYLKDMNRHMQLVME; translated from the exons ATGGAAG GTGAAACAGAGGTGAAGAAGCAAGAGGCACAGGAAGCAAGTGGTGCTGCAGCAACATATGAGGTTTCATCGCCATCGTCATCGCCATCATCTCCGAGGGGTGTGTTGGAGATCCCGGTGACGGGCGGGTACTCGGACGGGGAGGGAGAGAGGGCGGGGACGGCATGGGAGCATAGCTATGGGACTCTGCATTGGAAGAAGCTGTTTGGGCAGATGAAGAGGAGATCTCCGATGAAATTCTCGACCATCCCGTTGCTCGGTGGCTACGGGTACGACTTGTCGAAGAAGGCCTTCAAGAAGAGGCTGGGGAGGAATCACAGTGCTGGTGAAGCTATTTCTTGTGAGGACATTGCCATGCCCAAGCCTTCTTGGAGGAATTTCACATCTCAGCAACTCAATTTAGCCACTGATAACTTTAGCCCAG ATAATCTGATTGGGAAAGGGGGGCATGCTGAAGTGTACAAAGGGGTTTTACCAGATGGCCAACTTGTAGCAGTGAAGAAGATCACAAGTGAAGAAAAGAACAATGAGGACAGAGTTGGTGATTTCTTGTCCGAGCTCGGGATCATCGCTCACATCGACCATCCCAACACGGCTAAGCTGATCGGATTCAGTGCCGATGGCGGCCTACATCTCGTTCTCCAGTACTCTCCACATGGAAGCCTCTCCACCGTGCTACATGGCGACAGGGAGGCTATGGATTGGGATAGGCGCTACAAGGTGGCCAAAGGGATCGCCGAGGGGCTGCTCTACCTGCATTGCGACTGCCAAAGGCGCATCATTCACCGTGACATAACAGCTTCCAACATATTACTCTCTGAAAACTATGAGGCTCAG ATATCTGATTTCGGACTTGCAAAATGGCTTCCGGAGAATTGGCTTCACCACGTTGTATCTCCCATTGAAGGCACTTTTGG ATACATGGCTCCGGAATATTTCATGCATGGAGTCGTTCATGAGAAGACCGATGTCTTTGCTTTTGGAGTTCTACTACTCGAGATCATAACAGGGCGACGAGCTGTTGATACCTCCAGCAGACAAAGCCTTGTCATGTGG GCAAAGCCATATTTGGAGAAGAACAACATTAAAGCAATAGCAGATCCGAAGTTAGGAGACAAATACGACACCACAGACATGAAACGTGCCATGTTTGCAGCTTCCATTTGCATACATCACTTGCCTAACATGCGCCCAAACATGTCGCGG GTTGTTAAGCTGCTAAAAGGTGAGAATGAAGTGGTGGATGTAAAGCAGAAGTCAATGGGAATGAAAGCGTTACTCTGGGACTCTTGCGATTTGGAGGATTACTCTTCAACGACGTACCTAAAGGACATGAACCGGCATATGCAACTAGTCATGGAGTGA
- the LOC125211338 gene encoding receptor-like cytosolic serine/threonine-protein kinase RBK1 isoform X2: MEEVKKQEAQEASGAAATYEVSSPSSSPSSPRGVLEIPVTGGYSDGEGERAGTAWEHSYGTLHWKKLFGQMKRRSPMKFSTIPLLGGYGYDLSKKAFKKRLGRNHSAGEAISCEDIAMPKPSWRNFTSQQLNLATDNFSPDNLIGKGGHAEVYKGVLPDGQLVAVKKITSEEKNNEDRVGDFLSELGIIAHIDHPNTAKLIGFSADGGLHLVLQYSPHGSLSTVLHGDREAMDWDRRYKVAKGIAEGLLYLHCDCQRRIIHRDITASNILLSENYEAQISDFGLAKWLPENWLHHVVSPIEGTFGYMAPEYFMHGVVHEKTDVFAFGVLLLEIITGRRAVDTSSRQSLVMWAKPYLEKNNIKAIADPKLGDKYDTTDMKRAMFAASICIHHLPNMRPNMSRVVKLLKGENEVVDVKQKSMGMKALLWDSCDLEDYSSTTYLKDMNRHMQLVME, translated from the exons ATGGAAG AGGTGAAGAAGCAAGAGGCACAGGAAGCAAGTGGTGCTGCAGCAACATATGAGGTTTCATCGCCATCGTCATCGCCATCATCTCCGAGGGGTGTGTTGGAGATCCCGGTGACGGGCGGGTACTCGGACGGGGAGGGAGAGAGGGCGGGGACGGCATGGGAGCATAGCTATGGGACTCTGCATTGGAAGAAGCTGTTTGGGCAGATGAAGAGGAGATCTCCGATGAAATTCTCGACCATCCCGTTGCTCGGTGGCTACGGGTACGACTTGTCGAAGAAGGCCTTCAAGAAGAGGCTGGGGAGGAATCACAGTGCTGGTGAAGCTATTTCTTGTGAGGACATTGCCATGCCCAAGCCTTCTTGGAGGAATTTCACATCTCAGCAACTCAATTTAGCCACTGATAACTTTAGCCCAG ATAATCTGATTGGGAAAGGGGGGCATGCTGAAGTGTACAAAGGGGTTTTACCAGATGGCCAACTTGTAGCAGTGAAGAAGATCACAAGTGAAGAAAAGAACAATGAGGACAGAGTTGGTGATTTCTTGTCCGAGCTCGGGATCATCGCTCACATCGACCATCCCAACACGGCTAAGCTGATCGGATTCAGTGCCGATGGCGGCCTACATCTCGTTCTCCAGTACTCTCCACATGGAAGCCTCTCCACCGTGCTACATGGCGACAGGGAGGCTATGGATTGGGATAGGCGCTACAAGGTGGCCAAAGGGATCGCCGAGGGGCTGCTCTACCTGCATTGCGACTGCCAAAGGCGCATCATTCACCGTGACATAACAGCTTCCAACATATTACTCTCTGAAAACTATGAGGCTCAG ATATCTGATTTCGGACTTGCAAAATGGCTTCCGGAGAATTGGCTTCACCACGTTGTATCTCCCATTGAAGGCACTTTTGG ATACATGGCTCCGGAATATTTCATGCATGGAGTCGTTCATGAGAAGACCGATGTCTTTGCTTTTGGAGTTCTACTACTCGAGATCATAACAGGGCGACGAGCTGTTGATACCTCCAGCAGACAAAGCCTTGTCATGTGG GCAAAGCCATATTTGGAGAAGAACAACATTAAAGCAATAGCAGATCCGAAGTTAGGAGACAAATACGACACCACAGACATGAAACGTGCCATGTTTGCAGCTTCCATTTGCATACATCACTTGCCTAACATGCGCCCAAACATGTCGCGG GTTGTTAAGCTGCTAAAAGGTGAGAATGAAGTGGTGGATGTAAAGCAGAAGTCAATGGGAATGAAAGCGTTACTCTGGGACTCTTGCGATTTGGAGGATTACTCTTCAACGACGTACCTAAAGGACATGAACCGGCATATGCAACTAGTCATGGAGTGA